In a single window of the Sediminicoccus sp. KRV36 genome:
- a CDS encoding DUF6134 family protein, which yields MLGRRRLPLLLAAPAAAPGLARAQSTANYRWRVLRNGTEIGSHNITFTERGGERIAVSENIVTPRVMGIVVFRYEHRLTEVTRAGRFVSVRSSLNRNGTIVEVAAEAAAQGVALRGPEGTLNLPAQAVPLSWWEPQRFGGAVPLFGTTTGKPLDLRWTREALPAGTRWRTAGEIEAVLEFDASGRWTAYQVKGDDGSTVIYAAA from the coding sequence ATGCTGGGCAGACGCAGGCTTCCGCTGCTTCTCGCGGCCCCCGCTGCGGCCCCGGGCTTGGCCCGGGCGCAATCCACCGCGAATTACCGCTGGCGCGTGCTGCGCAACGGCACAGAGATCGGCAGCCACAACATCACCTTCACCGAGCGTGGTGGCGAGCGCATTGCCGTCTCCGAGAATATCGTGACGCCTCGGGTCATGGGCATCGTGGTGTTTCGTTATGAGCACCGGCTGACCGAGGTGACGCGCGCCGGGCGCTTCGTTTCCGTCCGCTCCAGCCTGAACCGCAACGGCACCATCGTCGAAGTGGCGGCCGAAGCCGCCGCGCAGGGTGTGGCGCTGCGTGGGCCGGAAGGCACGCTCAACCTGCCGGCGCAGGCCGTGCCGCTTTCCTGGTGGGAGCCGCAGCGCTTTGGCGGCGCGGTGCCGCTGTTTGGCACCACCACCGGCAAGCCGCTCGATCTGCGCTGGACGCGTGAGGCCCTGCCGGCCGGCACTCGCTGGCGCACGGCGGGCGAGATCGAGGCCGTGCTGGAATTTGATGCCAGCGGCCGCTGGACCGCCTATCAGGTCAAGGGCGATGACGGCAGCACAGTGATCTATGCAGCCGCCTGA